AGGACCGGGAAGCATTCCGCTGGAGGCTGACTTCAACGGAGACGGTGCGGTCAACGGCCTCGACCTCGCGAAGTGGAAGCAAAGCTTCGGCGGGGCGGGTGCCGACGCTAACCACGATGGCGTTTCCGACGGAGCCGATTATCTCGTCTGGCAGCGTCAATTTGGGTCCGGGGGATCGGCCCAAGTTGCCGCCGCCAGCGTGCCCGAACCCTCCGCGACGCTGATTGCCGGCGGGGCCGCATTGGGATTGATCGGCGCCGCCAAGCGGCGTCGCAGCGCATGCTTGTAGCCAGTCACCGGGCTGATCGTTAATGTCTTGCTAGTTGGTTCGCACTTGGCACAACGGACTTGAAGGACGATTCCATGCAGCGGCAGGAACTTCGATCGCAGTCAGGATTCACCCTCGTCGAACTGCTGGTTGTCATCGCCATTATCGGCGTGTTGGTCGCGTTGTTGCTGCCGGCCGTGCAAGCAGCCCGTGAAGCAGCGCGGCGTTCGCAGTGCACGAACAATATGAAGCAGGCCGCCCTCCGCATGTTGAACTACGAGTCGCAAAAAGGGCAACTGCCGCGCGGGACGTACAATTACATCGATAGCACCGGTGGCGGCACTGCGCCTCCCTACGGAAAATTCGATGGCGTCACTTCTACGGGAACCGGCGACGACAAGGGAGATCGCCGCTGCTGGTTCCAGGATCTGCTGCCGTTTATCGAGCAGCAGCAGTTGTCCGCCGGATTCGAGAGCTTCGCCAATACAAAGCAACCTTGGGGCGGCTACCCAACAGCCTACGACTTCAAGGCCTGCGCGACGATCGTCAGTTCGCTCGTCTGTCCCTCTGACCCAATCTCACCCAAGATCAAAACGGCGCACCCCAGCAACGTAGCGGCGACGCAAGGCTTTTCAGGAAACTTTGTCGCGTGCGCAGGCAGCTACTACGAAAACCAACTGCGACCCGATCTCGGCGACGCAGCGACTGTGAACAGCAATTCCAAGCTTGCCAGCTCGAAAGTTGACGGCATGCTCGTCGGCGGGGCGAACATCAAATTGAAGCAGTGCCTCGACGGCACTTCAAACACCGCGCTACTCTCAGAAATCCGCTTAGTCGAAGATGCGAACGGCAACGACGCCCGCGGCCGGTACTACAATCCGGCCCACGGCGGCGTGTTATTTACGACGCTTGAACCGCCGAACTCCGCACGCGGCGACGAGGTTTCTTGGGCCACGTCTGCCAATGACGTCTCGCAGGCGCCGCTGAACGAGCAGGGCGCCGGCAGCCCCTATTTCATGACGGCTCGCAGCTACCACGCTGGAATCGTCAACCTCGCGAAAGCCGATGGATCGATCACGACTGTGTCGGAGAACGTCGACCAACAGCTCTATCAAGCCCTCGGCAGTCGTGATCGCGGCGATATCAACTAGCGGCGGGTTCGAGCTTGTTGGAAGCACTAGCGGCAGCGGACGGAATAATGCAGCAAGTTTCGCAACGCCTCAGATTGGCTCACCTACTGATCCTCAGCAGCGCACTCGCTGGCTGCGGTCCTGCGGGCCCGACGAAGTACCCTGTCCAGGGACAAGTCACGTTCAAGGGCGAACCGATCGTCAAAGGGACGATGACGTTGATCCCTGATTCGCCGGCGGGCCGGACGGCGACGGCGCCGATCGCCGATGGCAAGTACTCCGCCGAGCTGACCGAAGGGAGTTGGACGGTCAATGTCCAAGCAGTCCGAGAAACAGGCCCGGTCATTCCCGCGCTCGGCGAAGCGCCGCGCGAGCAATTCATCCCGGCCAAATATAACCGCGAATCGACGCTGAAGATCTCTGTGCCTTCGGACGAGCCTGAACACAATTTTGCGCTCGAACCGTAACGGCGCGCATTGTTGTAATCAGCGATCCACGTTCTTTTCTCGCATCGCCATGTTACTGCGAGTGCGCACTTTGCTTGCTGCTCTCTCGGCAGTGAGCGGGCCTCTTCCACGGCTCTATTTCGCAACTCTGAGGGAGTACTGTCTCATGAAATGTAAGTTCGTTGCCGCCGCATTGTTAGCGGCGTTCACCGCAGTCGATCTCGCGGTCGCCGGGCCGACCACGACGAATCTTTCAATCGGCGCGACCGCGATGGCGACCCCGGCGGATTACGGCGGCATTGCCAATCGCGCGATCGACGGCAATCGCGACGGAGCCTTCTGGAACGGCTCCGTCTACTACTCGCAGAGCGGCACGAGCCCGCTGTTCTACGAAGTCGATCTCGGCACGGCGAATTACATTGAGCGCGTTCAACTGCTGCGCCGCACCGACGAAGACCACAATACGATCGGCGACATTCGCCTCACCATTTTTGAGGACGACGGAGCTGGCGGACATGGCGCCGTGAGTTTCCAGCAAGACTATCTCGCGTCCTATCTGCAGGTCGGCACTTGGGGAACGACCGATCCCGGCATCGCCGTTCCGGGCGGCGCACACGCGCGGCATGTTCGCCTCGAGCGCATCGACCCCGCCTACGGCAATCGTTGGTTGGCGATTACCGAATTCGAAATCATTGGCTCGCCCAACCCGCTCGTACACACCGCCGCAAACAACATCGCTGCCGGCAAGCCAGTCACTGTCACCTCGTCTGCTGGCTACGGCTCGGTTCCCGGCAGCGGCAACGACGGTAACATCGACGCCACCTTCGGCGTGCCTGGGAATCCGGTCTACCATTCCGCGGAGTGGGGCGTCGGCGTTTTTTTGGCAGGTCGACCTGCAAGCAGAATACGCGCTCGACTACCTGGAACTGTTCACTCGCAGCGACAACTACACCACGAAGGAGTTTCGCATCGCCGTCCTCGACGAGAACCTAGTCGAAGTCGGATCTAGAACAGTCGCGGTCGCCGATCCTAAGAGTTCCACGTCCGACTACGATCATCTGATCGACGTCAGCGGCCTCACCGGACGCTATTTGCGATTGGAAACGACTCAAAACGACTTTCTGGCCTTCGCGGAATTCAGGGCGTTTGCCGCAGTCCCTGAACCCGCAACCGGCGTCTTAGCGTTGGCAGGTGTCGCGGCAATGGCATGTCGTCGGCGGGCGCGTTAGTCTGGAAGCATTGGCCCAGCCAGCCAGACTACATTTTCTCAGCAAGCGACGAGGCCGATCGTGATGGTCGGCCTCGTCGCACTGTTCTCCCGCGGCGGCTCCGCGTGCTCGCATCAGCGTGGAGTCGGGGCAATGAGTTCGCGGAGCGTTGCGGTACAAAAACTGAAGTCTGACGTGGCTTGCCTCAGACTGCCACTCGTTTTAGCAGTGGTCGCGTTGCTCATCGCGACGCCGTTGGCAGGCGCCGCGGAGTGGGAACTGACGTCGCCCGCCGGTAGCCTTCAAGTTCGCGTCACGCAGAGCGACAATCTCCAGTACGCAGTTTCTCTGCGGGGGCAAGAGATTATTGCTCCTTCGACCATCAACCTGAAAGTCGAAGGAACCGGTCCCATCAGCGCCGGCCAGCCTCAGGTCGACAGACGCAGCGTGAAGGAGACGATCGAATTCGTCGTCGCGCGCAAGTACCGCGAGCGCGACGTCGCGTACGAAGAACTGAAACTCACTTTCGCCCACGGCGCGGTCGTGTTTCGAGCCTACGACGAAGCCATCGCATACCGCTGGGAAACATCGCTTCCCGGCGAGATTGTCGTTACTAACGAGCAGGCGGAATTCGTATTCCCTGGCGATCCCGAGGCTTGGTTCCCCGAAGAAGAGTCGGTCAACAGCCATCAAGAACGCGTTTACAAGCATCTGAAGCTTGGCGAAATTAGCTCCGACCGCTTCTGTTCGACGGGCGTGCTTATCGGGCTGGGCGAGAATCGCAAGGTCTATATCTCTGAGTCCGACTTACGTTCCTACCCTGGGATGTTCCTCCACGGCCTGGGAAACGGCAAGATCGGACTCGCCGGCAAGTTTGCCGGTTATGCTCTCGAATCGAATGCGCTGAATGACCGCGATGTTCCGGTCACCAAGGCGGCTGAATATCTCGCGAAGACCGAGGGCACGCGCACCTTTCCCTGGCGCGTGATGCTGGTTACGGAGAAAGATTCGGAACTGCTCGAGTCCGAGATCATCTTCCAACTAGCTCCGCCGCTAGCAATCGAAGATCCTTCGTGGATCGTTCCGGGGAAGGCGGCCTGGGAGTGGTGGAACTCTATCAATATCACCGGCGTCGATTTCCGTGCCGGCGTTAACACCGAAAGTTACAAATACTACATCGACTTCGCCGCCGAGCATGGCCTGAAGTACATCGTACTCGACGAGGGGTGGAGTCAAGCGACCAATGATTTGCTGACGCCTCACGCCGACGTCAATCTTCCGGAACTCGTCGAGTATGGGAAGCAGAAGGGAGTCGGCGTCGTCTTATGGGTAGTTTGGAAGACGCTCGACGAGCAGTTGGAGCCAGCGCTCGACTACTTCCAAAAGCTCGGCGTAGCCGGAATCAAAGTCGACTTCATGCAGCGCGACGACCAGCAAATGGTCGAGTTCTACCATCGCGTCGCCGCAGCCGCCGCCAAGCGTCGCTTGCTCGTCGATTTCCATGGAGCGTTCAAGCCCACGGGACTCCACCGTGCGTACCCCAATGTGATGTCGTACGAAGGAGTCACCGGCCTGGAACAATATAAGTGGGGCAACGAAATCACCAATCCCGAGCAGGAGTTGACGTTGCCGTTCATCCGCATGGTGGCGGGCCCCATGGACTACACGCCAGGCGCGCTCAGCAACGCAAACCAGGAAAGTTGGCGCTGGAACGTCGGCCACCCGATGAGCCTCGGAACCCGTTGCCATCAGCTGGCCATGTTCGTGGTTTATGAGAGCCCGTTGCAAATGCTCGCCGATAGCCCCAGCCGCTATCGGCAAGAGGCCGACGCGATGCGATTTCTCTCCGTCGTGCCGACGGTATGGGACGACACGCGCGTCCTCGACGCTAAAGTCTCTGATTACGTCGTCGTCGCGCGACGCTCGGGCGATGCGTGGTTTCTGGGCGCGATGACCGATTGGAGCCCGCGAGAATTGGAAGTGGGGCTCGACTTCCTGCCCGCAGGAAAGTTCCGTCTGGAATCCTGGGCCGACGGCGCGAACGCCGATCGCAGCGGCGAAGACGTTCGCTGCGATTCGCGAGATGTTGACTCCCAATCAACTCTCAAGCTACGTCTAGCGCCCGCCGGCGGGTGGATCGGAATCATTCGACCACTAGATGGATCGCATGCTCCTGAGGCAGACGTCGCCAAGTAACAGGCTCTTCTGCTCCGCGGTGCGCAGAAGTTCGATTGCCAAGACGACGCCCGGTACTGCCCGATGAGAAGAATTCCCCTGAAGCCTTTAGTTCGGGGCGTTCGCGGCAGTCGGATGTCAGGATTTCGATACTAGTTCCAGATCAATCTGATTGTCACCAGCCTTCACTTCCTTCTTCAGGTCCGACGTTTCCGGCGTCGTGTAGCTGATAGGCACTTTCTCCAACGCCTGAATCTGTGCGAGGGTCATTCCAGGCGATGGTCGGCCGCTGCGGTACGAAACGGTCGCGGTATAGTTGCCAGGGCGCAGACCTTCGACGCCGCCGGAAGATTGCAGCGAGTAGGTGCCGTCTGGCGCCACATTCCCGTAGGCAAGAGGTCCAGCCGCTTCGGGAATGAAAGTGATAGCTCCGCCGTCAAGCGAGGCGCCATTCAGCGACACGCGTCCGCTGACTGTAGAAAAGTTGGCGTCGCTGCACCCAGCGATCCCGATGACAATGATTGCCAGCGCGCAACGAGCTACGGATCGAAGCCGGAGCACGCCTTCCGCAGGCTGAGAATTCACAAACATTGGTAACATCCTTCTAGCGGCGTCGCGACCGCGACGCATTCGACTGCACACTCGATTTAACTTTGTTCGTATGCAAACACGTCAATTGGCCGCTTCATCGCCCGCTTTCGTCGAGAGCGCCTGGTACAGCTTGTAGTCGATGCTCCCTTCGTAGAATCGCACGCTGCCGTCGGCCATGGCGAACTGAGCGCCCCCGGCATGGCGACTGCGAAAACCGTACACGTCTTCGTACTTGCGCGGGATTGGCGGCTCGGGGAGGTAATTGATTTCCGCGTCCGTCGCCATCCACGACCCGTTGGAGTAGTAGGCGACCGAGTGAGCGTTTTGTTCCGGCAAGTCCTCGCCGATGAGAAACGTGTTGGAGGTTCCGTCCGTAATTTGCTTCACCGACACGGGCGTAACGTAGTTGGCGCGAAATAGGATGCCGCTAATGGGGGCCGTCGAAGGATTCTCATCGCGGTTCCCAAACCAGCGACCGTAGCACCACGCATTGCCGGCGTTGCCCTTGTAGTTGGTCGTCGTTACAGGGACGCCAGACGTGCCTTCGTTGTTGCTCCACTGGTACTGCGTCTCGCTGGGGGCGAGCGACGAGTCGTCGGATGGGCAGCGGATGATGTCGAGCGGAGTTCGCATCAACTCCCGCATGGCAGGAGTATTGCGGCCAATACCGCCTTGACTGCCGGACATCGCTCCATTGTTGGCGTCAAATCGCCCCTCAAACGCTTGCGCACTCTTGAATTGGTCGTACAGCGCCTGCTGTTCCATGTAAGGGAACGTCGACACGATCCAACTCGAACCATTTTCCTTCGCCGGCGTCGCCTTCGGCGAAGAGCCGCCAAAACCGTCGTAGCTCCGCGGAAAGATCTTCATCGCACTTTCGTGATTCAGATTTCCGAGAGCTAAGTTTTTCAAGTTGTTCACGCACTGCGCACGTCGCGCAGCTTCGCGAGCTGCTTGGACGGCTGGCAGCAGCAACGCCACGAGGACGCCGATAATCGCGATCACGACAAGCAATTCGACAAGCGTGAACCCAGGCGCCGGAACGACTGGGTGGAATTTGGCTGAAGGTCGATTGCCTTGCTCTACTCCCAACATACCCCGACTCCTCGGACGGCTTGCCATCCAAATTTACTCAGTAGCGATGAAGAACTTTTGCGATCGGCCCGTAACTGTCATTTCGGAACGAAGGCGGAGCCTGTTTGATCTCAGGAGCGCCGACGGCGTGCCGCCCAGCCCGCAATTCCCGCACTCGCAACCAGCACAGCTGCCGCCGGCTCGGGAACGCTCGCCACGGCAATCGCCCCCTGCGGCGTGCCAAAGTTCGCTTTGATGTCATTGAGATCGGCTTGCGTGTACTGCGTGCCGTAGCCGCGCTGCCAAACCAGAAAGTCGGCGCCGTCGACGGCGCCGCTGTGATCGAGGTCGCCTGGAAGTGCGTCGACCGTCCGCAACTGCATCCCGTTGAAAGCGCCTGAGCTCCAAGTATTCACCAGCAAGCCGTTGTAGCCGGGATCGATTGAGAACGTGATCGTGGCGATCTCGCCGTTGGCTTGAGTGACGCCGTTGCCGCCGATCGTGATCCCTTCCATATAGCCAATTTCGACCGCCGGCATGTTCTGATCGAGCTCATCGAAGACGCCGGTGAACGCCGCTTGCTGAAACTGCAGCGGGAACGTTTTGCTCACGCCCGACCGGTCGTCGAGCATGAAGACTTGCAGTTCGTACAACTGGCCGGGAACGAGATTGATGACGCCGTAACCGTCGCCGAAGTTCACGGTGCCGTTGTCGACGTTGTAGACCTGCGAGTCGGCGAGCGTGTCGTAGGCTCCGCCGGAGCTCCACAGATTCGAGTCCGCGTAGGCGTCGCCGCCGTGGTAGACGAATGACGCTTCGCCGAACGACTCCGCTCCTTCGTGGTAGGCGCCAGGCTGCGTTCCCTTGAACAGCACGCCATGGACCGTAGTGCTGACGCCGACGCCGTCGACGTTAGCATTGAGCAGATTGACCGCGTCAACGAGCGTGCCCCGGGTCGAGACTTCCGACCCATTCGCAAAGTCGGTGATATCGTGCGAGACGCCGTTGAACGTCGCTGCTCCGGCCGAAGATGCAAAGAGCGCGACGCTGCATGCCAGACTGGCGATGGGGAGCCGTTTCATGCTGAGACTCTCTTTCTATGGAGTGATTCAGTGTGAGAGAAGTGATTTGGTTTCCGTGCGAACGAAGAAGCCGAGCCCGACGATCGCCGCGCCCAGCGAGATTGCCGATGCGGGTTCCGGAACTGCCGCGACGTTGGCCCGCAGCTCCCGGATATGGAGGAAGTTATTCGCCGTGAGGCGGATAAATTTCGCTCCGGCGAATCCCGCTCCGCCGTTGTTGAAGGCGAGCGTTTCGCCCAACTGCGTCGAGTCGTCGGCGAGCGTCGTCGTGAACAAGACATCCGTTCCGTTGGCGCCGATTACTTCCAGAACGGTTCCCGAGAGTCGCGCGTCGGAGACCGCCGAGCCGCCGTCGAGCACACCGCGGTTGACGATCTCGACGTTGGCGAGGTTGT
This sequence is a window from Lacipirellula parvula. Protein-coding genes within it:
- a CDS encoding glycoside hydrolase family 97 protein, with the translated sequence MVALLIATPLAGAAEWELTSPAGSLQVRVTQSDNLQYAVSLRGQEIIAPSTINLKVEGTGPISAGQPQVDRRSVKETIEFVVARKYRERDVAYEELKLTFAHGAVVFRAYDEAIAYRWETSLPGEIVVTNEQAEFVFPGDPEAWFPEEESVNSHQERVYKHLKLGEISSDRFCSTGVLIGLGENRKVYISESDLRSYPGMFLHGLGNGKIGLAGKFAGYALESNALNDRDVPVTKAAEYLAKTEGTRTFPWRVMLVTEKDSELLESEIIFQLAPPLAIEDPSWIVPGKAAWEWWNSINITGVDFRAGVNTESYKYYIDFAAEHGLKYIVLDEGWSQATNDLLTPHADVNLPELVEYGKQKGVGVVLWVVWKTLDEQLEPALDYFQKLGVAGIKVDFMQRDDQQMVEFYHRVAAAAAKRRLLVDFHGAFKPTGLHRAYPNVMSYEGVTGLEQYKWGNEITNPEQELTLPFIRMVAGPMDYTPGALSNANQESWRWNVGHPMSLGTRCHQLAMFVVYESPLQMLADSPSRYRQEADAMRFLSVVPTVWDDTRVLDAKVSDYVVVARRSGDAWFLGAMTDWSPRELEVGLDFLPAGKFRLESWADGANADRSGEDVRCDSRDVDSQSTLKLRLAPAGGWIGIIRPLDGSHAPEADVAK
- a CDS encoding discoidin domain-containing protein, whose product is MKCKFVAAALLAAFTAVDLAVAGPTTTNLSIGATAMATPADYGGIANRAIDGNRDGAFWNGSVYYSQSGTSPLFYEVDLGTANYIERVQLLRRTDEDHNTIGDIRLTIFEDDGAGGHGAVSFQQDYLASYLQVGTWGTTDPGIAVPGGAHARHVRLERIDPAYGNRWLAITEFEIIGSPNPLVHTAANNIAAGKPVTVTSSAGYGSVPGSGNDGNIDATFGVPGNPVYHSAEWGVGVFLAGRPASRIRARLPGTVHSQRQLHHEGVSHRRPRREPSRSRI
- a CDS encoding DUF1559 domain-containing protein; its protein translation is MLGVEQGNRPSAKFHPVVPAPGFTLVELLVVIAIIGVLVALLLPAVQAAREAARRAQCVNNLKNLALGNLNHESAMKIFPRSYDGFGGSSPKATPAKENGSSWIVSTFPYMEQQALYDQFKSAQAFEGRFDANNGAMSGSQGGIGRNTPAMRELMRTPLDIIRCPSDDSSLAPSETQYQWSNNEGTSGVPVTTTNYKGNAGNAWCYGRWFGNRDENPSTAPISGILFRANYVTPVSVKQITDGTSNTFLIGEDLPEQNAHSVAYYSNGSWMATDAEINYLPEPPIPRKYEDVYGFRSRHAGGAQFAMADGSVRFYEGSIDYKLYQALSTKAGDEAAN
- a CDS encoding carboxypeptidase-like regulatory domain-containing protein codes for the protein MFVNSQPAEGVLRLRSVARCALAIIVIGIAGCSDANFSTVSGRVSLNGASLDGGAITFIPEAAGPLAYGNVAPDGTYSLQSSGGVEGLRPGNYTATVSYRSGRPSPGMTLAQIQALEKVPISYTTPETSDLKKEVKAGDNQIDLELVSKS
- a CDS encoding DUF1559 domain-containing protein, yielding MKDDSMQRQELRSQSGFTLVELLVVIAIIGVLVALLLPAVQAAREAARRSQCTNNMKQAALRMLNYESQKGQLPRGTYNYIDSTGGGTAPPYGKFDGVTSTGTGDDKGDRRCWFQDLLPFIEQQQLSAGFESFANTKQPWGGYPTAYDFKACATIVSSLVCPSDPISPKIKTAHPSNVAATQGFSGNFVACAGSYYENQLRPDLGDAATVNSNSKLASSKVDGMLVGGANIKLKQCLDGTSNTALLSEIRLVEDANGNDARGRYYNPAHGGVLFTTLEPPNSARGDEVSWATSANDVSQAPLNEQGAGSPYFMTARSYHAGIVNLAKADGSITTVSENVDQQLYQALGSRDRGDIN
- a CDS encoding PEP-CTERM sorting domain-containing protein — its product is MFTRSDNYTTKEFRIAVLDENLVEVGSRTVAVADPKSSTSDYDHLIDVSGLTGRYLRLETTQNDFLAFAEFRAFAAVPEPATGVLALAGVAAMACRRRAR
- a CDS encoding PEP-CTERM sorting domain-containing protein (PEP-CTERM proteins occur, often in large numbers, in the proteomes of bacteria that also encode an exosortase, a predicted intramembrane cysteine proteinase. The presence of a PEP-CTERM domain at a protein's C-terminus predicts cleavage within the sorting domain, followed by covalent anchoring to some some component of the (usually Gram-negative) cell surface. Many PEP-CTERM proteins exhibit an unusual sequence composition that includes large numbers of potential glycosylation sites. Expression of one such protein has been shown restore the ability of a bacterium to form floc, a type of biofilm.), with translation MKRLPIASLACSVALFASSAGAATFNGVSHDITDFANGSEVSTRGTLVDAVNLLNANVDGVGVSTTVHGVLFKGTQPGAYHEGAESFGEASFVYHGGDAYADSNLWSSGGAYDTLADSQVYNVDNGTVNFGDGYGVINLVPGQLYELQVFMLDDRSGVSKTFPLQFQQAAFTGVFDELDQNMPAVEIGYMEGITIGGNGVTQANGEIATITFSIDPGYNGLLVNTWSSGAFNGMQLRTVDALPGDLDHSGAVDGADFLVWQRGYGTQYTQADLNDIKANFGTPQGAIAVASVPEPAAAVLVASAGIAGWAARRRRS